The Streptomyces noursei ATCC 11455 sequence GCCGTACCGGGATCAGCCGGTGAGCGACGCCACGTAGGCGTCGGCCTTCTCCGGCTCGAAGAAGAAGTGCTCGAAGTCGGACGGGTCGTCGAAGCCGTTGGCGAACCGGTCGGCGATCGGCTGGAGCTGGCCGGCGGCGCCGAACAGGTTGAGGACGTGCTCCGGCGGCGGGGCCAGCATCGCGTTGGTCCACTTGGTGACGTGCCGGGCGGTCTGCCAGTAGCGGTCGAAGGTGGCCTGCATCCACGCCGCGTCGAACGGCCGCTCGCCCCGCTCGACGATGGACGCGAGGTAGGACGCGGCGCACTTGGCGGCCGAGTTGGCGCCCTGGCCGGTGATCGGGTCGTTGGCCACCACCACGTCCGCGACGCCCAGGACCAGGCCGCCGGAGGGCAGCCGGCCGATCGGCTTGCGGACGGTGGGGGCGTAGCGGCCGGCCAGCGTGCCGTTGGCGTCGGTCAGTTCGACGTCGGCGCTGCGCTCGTACTCCCACGGCAGGAACGTCTTCATCAGGTCCAGCGTGAGGGCCAGGTGCTCCTGGGGGTCCCGCACGCCCTGGAAGACGTCCACCGGGCCGCCGGGCAGGCCCTCCCAGAAGAGGATGTCGGCGCGGCCGGTGACGGTCAGGGTCGGCATCACGAACAGCTCGCCGACGCCGGGGACGACATTGCAGCGCACCGCGTCGAACTCCGGGTGCTCCGGGCGCGGGCCCATGCCGTGGACGTAGGCGACGGCCAGCGCGCGCTGCGGGGCGTCGTACGGCGAACGGGCGGCGTCCCGGCCGAACATCGACACCAGCTCGCCCTTGCCGGCCGAGACCAGCGTCAGGTCGTAGCGCTGAGCGAAGAAGTCCAGGTCGGAGACGGCCGCGCCGTGGATGACGACCTGGCCGCCGCGCTGGGCGAAGGTCTCCATCCAGCCGGCCATCTTCAGGCGCTGGTCGACGGACTGGGCGTGGCCGTCGAGCTTGCCGACCCAGTCGATGGCGCGCTGGGTGCCGCCGGGCGCGGCGTGGCTGCCGGGCGCGGCGACCGAGACGCCCAGACCCTCGATGCGCGGGGCCTGGCTCTCCCAGAAGTTGAGCGCCAGGTCGCGCTCGTGCTGGAGGGCGGTGTGGAACATGCACTGCGTCGACATGACCCGGCCGGAGCGGATCTCGTCGGCGGTGCGGTTGGACATCAGGGTGACCTCGTAGCCCTGGGACTGGAGGCCGAGGGCGAGCTGGAGACCGGACTGGCCGGCTCCGACGATGAGTATCTTCCGCATGGCGGGGCTCTTCTCTGTTCCTGCTGTTCGGGGGGAAGGCTGGGGGGTGGCGGGCTATTCGGGCGTGACGTCCAGCGCGTGGCCGACCAGCGCGAGCAGGGCCTGGATGACGGTGGGCCGGCGCCGCGCGTCCATCACCACGACCGGCACCTCCGGCGGCACGGTCAGCGCGTCCCGGACGTCGTCCACCTCGTACCGCTCGGTCCCCTCGAAGTGGTTGACCGCGACGACGTACGGCAGCCCGCAGCTCTCGAAGTAGTCCAGCGCCGGGAAGCAGTCCTCCAGCCGCCGGGTGTCGGCCATCACGATCGCGCCGATCGCGCCGCGCACCAGGTCGTCCCACATGAACCAGAAGCGCTGCTGGCCCGGTGTGCCGAAGAGGTACAGCACCAGTTCCTGGTCGAGGGTGATCCGGCCGAAGTCCATGGCGACCGTGGTCGTGGTCTTGTCCGGCGTCGCCGACAGGTCGTCGGTCGCCTCGCTGGCCTCGGTCATCACCGCTTCGGTCTGCAGCGGAGTGATCTCCGAGACCGATCCGACGAAGGTGGTCTTGCCGACGCCGAAGCCGCCCGCCACCACGATCTTGGTGGCGACCGGTGCCTGCGTCCGATCCATCTGCCAGCTCTGCAGCCCCGCATCGTCGGCGGCGGCCGGCCCTGTCCCGGCCGTTATCGTGTCAGAGCCTGTGAAGTCCACTCAGCACCCTTTCGAGCAGCGCGCGTTCGGGCCGGCCGGTGCCGTGCCCGGTGCCGTAGACGCGAATCTTTCCCTGGTCGGCGAGATCGCTGAGGAGGACGCGGACGACTCCCAGCGGCATCTTGAGCAGTGCGGAGATCTCCGCGACCGAGCGCATCCGGCGGCACAGCTCGACGATCGCGCGCATCTCCGGCATCACGCGGTCCAGCCAGCCGGGCCCGGACGAGGCGGTGAGCTCCCGCCGCTCCTCGGGGGCCTCCAGCGCGGCCACGAACGTCTCGACGAGCAGCACGTGGCCGAAGCGCGTCCGCCCGCCGGTGAGCGAGTACGGCCGGACCCGCGCGGGCTTGGGGGTCCCCCCTGGTCGAGCGGAGCCGAGAGCTCGGGGGAGGTCTGCGCCGCGTACGGGGAGTTTGGGAGTACTACTCACTGGGCGTTCTCCATCGACTTGCGGAGTTCGGTGCGCAGTTCCGGGGTCAGGACGTGGCCGGCCCGGCCGACGAAGAGCGCCATGTGGTAGGCGATGACGCTCATGTCGCAGTCCGGGGTGGCGTGCACGCCGAGCAGTGAGCCGTCGCTGATCGACATGACGAACAGGCTGCCCTCGTCCATCGCGACCATCGTCTGCTTGACCGCGCCGCCGTCCATCAGCTTCGCGGCGCCGTTGGTGAGGCTGCCGAGGCCGGACACGATGGTGGCGAGGTCGGCGCTGGAGCCCCGTGGGCCGCCGTCGGCGGTGTGCGCCGCGGCGTTCTCCACCCGCTCGGGGTCGGAGGACAGCAGCAGCAGACCGTCGGAGGAGACCACCGCGACCGAGTGGATGCCGGGCACCTCGTCGACCAGATCGCTCAGCAGCCAGTGCAGGTTACGTGCCTGGGGGCTCGGTCCTTTTCCCTGAGCCGTGGGCGCTTGCGCCTTCAATCGCGTGCCTCCTCGCCGGTATGGCTTTGTCCCGGGGCCCCCGCTCCGTCGGTGTCGGTCTGTGGGATGGTCTGCTCCGCGGTGCTGTCCGCGATCTCGGCCGCGACATCGCGGCGGCCGTCCCGCGCACCCTGCTGGAATCCGCCGAGCCGACGGCGCAGTGCCTCGGCGTGGGCGGTCCCGGTCTTGCGGGGTGCGGCGGGCGCCTTCTTCTGCGCCACGTTCTTCGGGACGCGCTTGGGCAGCCCGGTGCTCGTCCGGCGCCGCGGCGCGGGCCCGGCGGGTGACTCCGCCGGGGGCACTTCCCCCTGGGGCGCCGGGTCCGGGTCCGCGCCCGGTTCCGGTGCCCCGTCGGTCTCCCCGGCCGGCGCCGGGCGACTGTGCTCGTCCGGCCCTATGGCGTACGGGTCGGCGCTGGCGGGCGCCGCGGCGGGGTGCCGTCCCTTCCCGGGCGCCGGGACGGCCGGGGCGCCGTCGGCCGACGGCGTGGTCTCCCCGGGACGGGTGTGTTCGCCGGTGGTGCCGGCGGCGGCGCCCGCCGTGGCGTACGGGCCGGGCGACTGCGGGCCGTACGGGCTCGGTTCGGGCGCGGCGGCGGGGCGCTCGGCGTCCGCCGCTCCGGTGAACGGGGGCTCCTGCGCCGCGGGCGGCTCCGCCGGGCCCTGGGACTGGGCCGGTACCGCCGGCCGCCCGGCCGGTGCCGGTGCTTCCGCCGGCGGCTGGGCGCCGAGCCCCGCCGCGTCGATGGCGCGTTCGGCCGCGGCGACGAACGGGTCGTCGGCGAGCCCGCGCCGGCCGGCCGGCGGCTGCTGCGGGGCGGGCTCCGGCGCCTCCTGGGCGACCGGGGCGTCCGCGACCGGTGCGTCCGCGACCGTTGCCTCCGCGGCCGTTGCCTCCGCCGACGGGGCGGGCTCCGCCGGGGCGGGTTCCTCGACCGCCGGCGGTGCCGTCGGCTCGGGCCGGCTCATCCGCGTCTGGAGGGTGTTGGAGTTGGCCTCCGCGATCGAGCCCGGGAGGGTCGGCGCGGACGGCCCGCCGATGCCCGCCGCGGGGGCGGACGGCGCCGGCCCCGGGCGGTTGGGCAGGATCGAGCCGGGGAGCACGACGACGGCGGTGACACCGCCCTGCTTCCGGTCGCGCAACTGGACCCGCACGCCGTGCCGGGCGGCCAGCCGCACCACCACGTACAGGCCCAGGCCCAGCGCCTCGTCCACGCTCT is a genomic window containing:
- a CDS encoding roadblock/LC7 domain-containing protein, whose translation is MKAQAPTAQGKGPSPQARNLHWLLSDLVDEVPGIHSVAVVSSDGLLLLSSDPERVENAAAHTADGGPRGSSADLATIVSGLGSLTNGAAKLMDGGAVKQTMVAMDEGSLFVMSISDGSLLGVHATPDCDMSVIAYHMALFVGRAGHVLTPELRTELRKSMENAQ
- a CDS encoding GTP-binding protein, translating into MDRTQAPVATKIVVAGGFGVGKTTFVGSVSEITPLQTEAVMTEASEATDDLSATPDKTTTTVAMDFGRITLDQELVLYLFGTPGQQRFWFMWDDLVRGAIGAIVMADTRRLEDCFPALDYFESCGLPYVVAVNHFEGTERYEVDDVRDALTVPPEVPVVVMDARRRPTVIQALLALVGHALDVTPE
- a CDS encoding styrene monooxygenase/indole monooxygenase family protein; this encodes MRKILIVGAGQSGLQLALGLQSQGYEVTLMSNRTADEIRSGRVMSTQCMFHTALQHERDLALNFWESQAPRIEGLGVSVAAPGSHAAPGGTQRAIDWVGKLDGHAQSVDQRLKMAGWMETFAQRGGQVVIHGAAVSDLDFFAQRYDLTLVSAGKGELVSMFGRDAARSPYDAPQRALAVAYVHGMGPRPEHPEFDAVRCNVVPGVGELFVMPTLTVTGRADILFWEGLPGGPVDVFQGVRDPQEHLALTLDLMKTFLPWEYERSADVELTDANGTLAGRYAPTVRKPIGRLPSGGLVLGVADVVVANDPITGQGANSAAKCAASYLASIVERGERPFDAAWMQATFDRYWQTARHVTKWTNAMLAPPPEHVLNLFGAAGQLQPIADRFANGFDDPSDFEHFFFEPEKADAYVASLTG
- a CDS encoding DUF742 domain-containing protein — its product is MSSTPKLPVRGADLPRALGSARPGGTPKPARVRPYSLTGGRTRFGHVLLVETFVAALEAPEERRELTASSGPGWLDRVMPEMRAIVELCRRMRSVAEISALLKMPLGVVRVLLSDLADQGKIRVYGTGHGTGRPERALLERVLSGLHRL